One Polaribacter sp. KT25b DNA segment encodes these proteins:
- a CDS encoding leucine-rich repeat domain-containing protein, translated as MKKTLLLFVTLLTVTLTNAQLVLGDTFEQGIFKYQVTTAEEAGSPNTVSLTGTVDGATIPDALVIPATVTEGGIEYAITLIGNRAFWKATMTSLVIEGNATLDSQSFRACPNLKTVDLPLVANIGIPPAIEGGNEIGLVFWQSTALETINMPQMENIYVGAFNGCSSLKEITFPSTVTYISSANQNMFKGCNNLAKVKVEYTTFIELIKIEDGNISIFNDPINNANATLSVPEGTLSTYQAADVWKDFNSITLGVNSPEKITLGSYPNPVVDFLHFSSNDVYSVDIYNILGARVSSQKVVNDVDMTNLKKGVYIVKAKNDKGLNISSIKVIKQ; from the coding sequence ATGAAAAAAACATTACTATTATTTGTTACGTTATTAACCGTAACGTTAACAAACGCACAACTTGTGTTAGGAGACACTTTTGAACAGGGTATTTTTAAGTACCAAGTTACTACTGCTGAAGAAGCTGGATCACCAAATACAGTTAGTCTTACAGGAACGGTTGATGGAGCTACAATACCTGACGCTTTAGTTATACCTGCAACTGTAACTGAAGGAGGAATAGAATACGCTATTACGTTAATTGGTAATCGCGCATTTTGGAAAGCTACAATGACATCTTTAGTTATAGAAGGAAATGCTACATTAGATTCACAATCATTTAGAGCTTGTCCAAATTTAAAAACAGTAGATTTACCTCTTGTTGCTAATATTGGAATTCCTCCTGCTATAGAAGGTGGTAATGAAATTGGTTTAGTATTTTGGCAAAGTACAGCTCTTGAAACAATAAATATGCCTCAAATGGAAAACATCTATGTTGGAGCTTTTAACGGTTGTTCTTCTCTAAAAGAAATAACTTTTCCTTCAACTGTAACTTATATTTCTAGTGCTAACCAAAACATGTTTAAGGGATGTAATAACTTAGCAAAAGTAAAGGTAGAATACACGACATTTATAGAGCTAATTAAAATAGAAGATGGTAATATATCAATATTTAATGATCCAATAAATAATGCAAATGCTACTTTATCTGTACCAGAAGGTACATTAAGTACTTATCAAGCAGCAGATGTTTGGAAAGATTTTAATAGTATTACATTAGGTGTAAATTCTCCAGAAAAAATAACTTTAGGTTCTTATCCAAACCCAGTTGTAGATTTCTTACATTTTTCATCAAACGATGTTTATTCTGTAGATATTTATAATATTTTAGGAGCTAGAGTAAGTTCTCAAAAAGTTGTTAATGACGTAGACATGACCAACCTTAAAAAAGGAGTTTATATTGTAAAAGCTAAAAACGATAAAGGTTTAAATATCTCTTCAATTAAAGTTATTAAACAATAA
- a CDS encoding sulfatase codes for MFILLLCGFLVSCNTNNAVQKEQKPNVIVILIDDAGYADFGFMGSKDLETPNIDRLAKSGVIFTDAHVSATVCAPSRAGLITGKYQQRFGFEANDTGDKSSGDIGLSDDVVTIADVFKENGYKTMALGKWHLGKDNSDHPNQRGFDEFYGFETGSRSYFQYENPSKAKMLQHNGKRVKFDGYLTDVLGDQSVKYIEENKDNPFFMYLAYNAVHTPMEAKKEDLEKYKNHPRQYLAAMTWSLDENVGKLQNKLEELGIADNTIIYFLSDNGGAANNTSSGGPLKGWKGNKFEGGHRVPFVISWPAQIKGGQTFNGLSSSLDIFTTSMAAANIEKKEGLLLDGVNLLPYLKGEKKGDPHTQLFWRKLEEAGARVGDYKMVRLQDYGATLYNVEEDLGEMKDLQNSNTKEFNQLDKALKNWESEMMEPLWGEPRNWMDVTYHIHQRLMENKEVLYSDPAKMKQVLNKEKKQ; via the coding sequence TTGTTTATACTATTATTATGCGGATTTTTAGTGTCTTGCAATACAAATAATGCAGTGCAAAAAGAGCAAAAACCAAATGTAATTGTCATCTTAATTGATGATGCTGGTTATGCAGATTTTGGTTTTATGGGAAGTAAAGATCTAGAAACACCTAATATAGACAGATTAGCAAAAAGTGGTGTTATTTTTACGGATGCACATGTAAGCGCAACAGTTTGTGCACCAAGTAGAGCGGGTTTAATTACCGGAAAATACCAACAACGTTTTGGTTTTGAAGCCAATGATACTGGTGATAAATCTTCTGGAGATATTGGTCTTTCGGATGATGTTGTAACTATTGCAGATGTTTTTAAAGAAAACGGTTATAAAACCATGGCTTTGGGTAAATGGCATTTAGGAAAAGACAATTCTGATCATCCAAACCAAAGAGGTTTTGATGAGTTTTATGGTTTTGAAACCGGAAGTAGATCGTATTTTCAATATGAAAATCCGAGTAAAGCAAAGATGTTACAACATAACGGAAAACGTGTAAAATTTGATGGGTATTTAACAGATGTTTTAGGAGATCAATCTGTAAAATATATAGAAGAAAATAAAGACAATCCTTTTTTTATGTACTTAGCTTACAATGCGGTTCATACACCAATGGAAGCTAAAAAGGAAGATTTAGAGAAATATAAAAATCATCCTAGACAGTATTTAGCAGCCATGACTTGGTCTTTAGATGAAAACGTTGGAAAACTTCAAAATAAATTAGAAGAGTTAGGCATTGCAGATAACACAATTATTTATTTTTTAAGTGATAATGGTGGCGCAGCAAATAATACTTCTTCTGGTGGTCCATTAAAGGGATGGAAAGGAAACAAATTTGAAGGCGGACATAGAGTTCCGTTTGTGATAAGTTGGCCAGCTCAGATAAAAGGAGGTCAAACTTTTAATGGTTTGTCTTCTTCTTTAGATATTTTTACAACTTCTATGGCGGCAGCAAATATCGAAAAAAAGGAAGGTTTACTTTTAGATGGTGTTAATCTTTTGCCGTACTTAAAAGGAGAAAAAAAGGGAGATCCGCATACGCAATTATTCTGGAGAAAACTAGAAGAGGCAGGAGCAAGAGTTGGCGATTATAAAATGGTTCGTTTGCAAGATTACGGAGCAACTTTGTATAATGTTGAAGAAGATTTAGGTGAAATGAAAGACCTACAAAATTCGAATACAAAAGAATTTAATCAACTAGACAAAGCTTTAAAAAACTGGGAATCTGAAATGATGGAGCCGCTATGGGGAGAACCAAGAAATTGGATGGATGTTACCTATCATATTCATCAAAGATTAATGGAAAATAAAGAAGTTTTGTATTCAGATCCTGCTAAAATGAAACAAGTTTTAAATAAAGAAAAAAAACAATAA
- a CDS encoding LamG-like jellyroll fold domain-containing protein, whose product MKQKTTFFKLALIIALFCITRHNINAQTLEAHYKFDSSITDETGNWNLTATDEDNSITYEMGQDGTANGAITGFDRGDLLSTVTNFPISGDASRTMTAWIKLIALTPQTAVVGGGENSPGKKWTFGHQGAKVRAEINGKGMGVGTLEVDVWHHIAVVWDKDNSTVRIYQNGELKGSNTTWSTNTTEAPLLIGNDYNADPKNRGFNGAMDDVRIYTGAGDDAFIKSIYDATLLSVNDNIVKTSLNAFPNPVVDYLSFSSDKISSVEIYNILGAKVKSQKVNNKSIDMSYLSKGVYMIKCKDANHQNIGTIKAIKE is encoded by the coding sequence ATGAAACAAAAAACTACTTTTTTTAAATTAGCACTTATAATAGCTCTATTCTGTATTACAAGACATAATATAAATGCACAAACATTAGAAGCACATTACAAATTTGATAGCAGTATTACTGATGAAACTGGTAATTGGAATTTAACAGCTACAGATGAAGATAATTCTATTACGTATGAAATGGGACAAGATGGAACTGCCAATGGTGCTATAACAGGATTTGATCGAGGAGATCTTTTATCAACCGTAACTAATTTTCCCATTAGTGGAGATGCGAGTAGAACAATGACTGCTTGGATTAAATTAATAGCATTAACCCCACAAACTGCAGTTGTAGGAGGTGGAGAAAATTCACCTGGTAAAAAATGGACTTTTGGTCACCAAGGTGCAAAAGTTAGAGCAGAAATTAATGGTAAAGGAATGGGAGTAGGTACCCTTGAAGTTGATGTTTGGCATCATATTGCTGTTGTTTGGGATAAAGATAACTCAACAGTTCGTATTTATCAAAATGGAGAGCTAAAAGGTTCTAATACCACTTGGTCTACAAATACAACAGAAGCTCCATTATTAATTGGTAATGATTACAATGCCGATCCTAAAAATAGAGGTTTTAACGGTGCTATGGATGATGTTCGTATTTATACAGGTGCAGGAGATGATGCTTTTATTAAAAGCATCTATGATGCAACATTACTTAGTGTTAATGATAATATAGTTAAAACTTCATTAAATGCTTTCCCTAATCCAGTAGTTGATTACTTATCTTTTTCTTCTGATAAAATTTCATCTGTTGAAATTTACAACATATTAGGAGCTAAAGTAAAATCTCAAAAAGTTAATAACAAAAGTATAGACATGAGTTATTTATCTAAAGGAGTTTATATGATTAAATGTAAAGATGCTAACCATCAAAATATTGGAACTATAAAAGCTATAAAAGAATAG